From Pan troglodytes isolate AG18354 chromosome 11, NHGRI_mPanTro3-v2.0_pri, whole genome shotgun sequence, the proteins below share one genomic window:
- the OR13C5 gene encoding olfactory receptor 13C5, with amino-acid sequence MEWENHTILVEFFLKGLSGHPRLELLFFVLIFIMYVVILLGNGTLILISILDPHLHTPMYFFLGNLSFLDICHTTTSISSTLVSFLSERKTISLSGCAVQMFLSLAMGTTECVLLGMMAFDHYVAICNPLRYPIFMSKDAYVSMAAGSWIIGAVNSAVQTVFVVQLPFCRNNIINHFTCEILAVMKLACADISGNEFILLVTTTLFLLTPLLLIIVSYTLIIVSIFKISSSEGRSKPSSTCSAHLTVVITFCGTIFLMYMKPRSQETLNSDDLDATDKLIFIFYRVMTPTMNPLIYSLRNKDVKEAVKHLLRRKNFNK; translated from the coding sequence atggaatgggaAAACCACACCATTCTGGTGGAATTTTTTCTGAAGGGACTTTCTGGTCACCCAAGGCTTGAGTTACTCTTTTTTGTGCTCATCTTCATAATGTATGTGGTCATCCTTCTGGGGAATGGTACTCTCATTTTAATCAGCATCTTGGACCCTCACCTTCACACCCCTATGTACTTCTTTCTGGGGAACCTCTCCTTCTTGGACATCTGCCACACCACCACCTCTATTTCCTCCACCTTGGTGAGCTTCCTTTCAGAAAGAAAGACCATTTCCCTTTCTGGCTGTGCAGTGCAGATGTTCCTCAGCTTGGCCATGGGGACAACAGAGTGTGTGCTTCTGGGCATGATGGCCTTTGACCACTATGTGGCTATCTGCAACCCTCTGAGATATCCCATCTTCATGAGCAAGGATGCCTATGTATCCATGGCAGCTGGGTCCTGGATCATAGGAGCTGTCAATTCTGCAGTACAAACAGTGTTTGTGGTACAATTGCCTTTCTGCAGGAATAACATCATCAATCATTTCACCTGTGAAATTCTAGCTGTCATGAAACTGGCCTGTGCTGACATCTCAGGCAATGAATTCATCCTGCTTGTGACCACAACATTGTTCCTATTGACACCTTTGTTATTAATTATTGTCTCTTACACGTTAATCATTGTGAGCATCTTCAAAATTAGCTCTTCCGAGGGGAGAAGCAAACCTTCCTCTACCTGCTCAGCTCATCTGACTGTGGTAATAACATTCTGTGGGACCATCTTCCTCATGTACATGAAGCCCAGGTCTCAAGAGACACTTAATTCAGATGACTTGGATGCCACTGACAAACTTATATTCATATTCTACAGGGTGATGACTCCCACGATGAATCCTTTAATCTACAGTCTTAGAAacaaggatgtgaaggaggcaGTAAAACACCtactgagaagaaaaaattttaacaagTAA
- the LOC473004 gene encoding olfactory receptor 13D1-like yields the protein MERTNWTEIEFILQGLSGYPRAEKFLFVMCLVMYLVILLGNGTLIILTLLDARLHTPMYFFLGNLSFLDIWYTSSSIPSMLIHFLSEKKTISFTRCVIQMSVSYTMGSTECVLLAVMAYDRYVAICNPLRYPIIMGKALCIQMVAVSWGLGFLNSLTETVLAIRLPFCGKNVINHFVCEILAFVKLACTDTSLNEIIIMLGNVIFLFSPLLLICISYIFILSTVLRINSAEGRKKAFSTCSAHMTVVIVFYGTILFMYMKAKSKDSAFDKLIALFYGIVTPMLNPIIYSLRNTEVHGAMRKLMSRPWFWRK from the coding sequence ATGGAAAGGACCAATTGGACAGAGATAGAGTTCATTCTGCAAGGACTTTCAGGGTACCcaagagctgaaaaattccttttCGTGATGTGCTTAGTGATGTACCTGGTGATTCTCCTAGGGAATGGCACCTTGATCATTCTGACACTCCTGGATGCTCGTCTCCATACacccatgtacttcttccttgGGAATCTTTCCTTCCTAGACATTTGGTACACATCCTCCTCCATCCCCTCAATGCTGATACACTTCCTATCAGAGAAGAAAACCATCTCCTTCACTAGATGTGTGATTCAAATGTCTGTCTCTTACACTATGGGATCCACCGAGTGTGTGCTTCTAGCAGTGATGGCATATGACCGTTATGTAGCCATCTGCAACCCTCTGAGATATCCCATCATCATGGGCAAGGCACTTTGTATTCAGATGGTGGCTGTCTCTTGGGGACTAGGCTTTCTCAACTCATTGACAGAAACTGTTCTTGCAATACGGTTACCCTTCTGTGGAAAAAATGTCATTAATCATTTTGTTTGTGAAATATTGGCCTTTGTCAAGCTGGCTTGCACAGATACTTCCTTGAATGAGATTATTATAATGTTGGGcaatgtaatatttttgttttctccattaCTGCTGATTTGTATCTCCTACATCTTTATCCTTTCTACTGTACTAAGAATCAATTCagctgaaggaaggaaaaaggccTTTTCCACCTGCTCAGCCCACATGACAGTGGTGATTGTGTTTTATGGGACAATCCTCTTCATGTACATGAAGGCAAAGTCCAAAGACTCTGCTTTTGACAAACTGATTGCCCTGTTCTATGGCATAGTCACCCCCATGCTCAATCCTATCATCTATAGCCTGAGGAATACAGAGGTGCATGGAGCTATGAGGAAATTAATGAGTAGACCCTGGTTCTGGAGGAAATGA